In Acanthochromis polyacanthus isolate Apoly-LR-REF ecotype Palm Island chromosome 15, KAUST_Apoly_ChrSc, whole genome shotgun sequence, a single genomic region encodes these proteins:
- the LOC110962353 gene encoding galectin-related protein B isoform X1 gives MAVQAAENDGIVLKNVEEDHLNDSLGNPGLISPDKEDLSRLLTVPFSGRIRGGMRPGKKIIVMGIVDLEPDSFDVSLTCGRDSEKEDAQLDVALKLTARFTDRQFLRNARVSGKWTEEEASTAYFPFIPDQPFRIEIHCEHQRFRIFVDGHQLFDFYHKVKSLQSIDTVRIQGDLQITKLG, from the exons ATGGCGGTGCAGGCAGCGGAAAACGACGGAATAGTG CTGAAGAATGTGGAAGAGGACCACCTGAACGACTCGCTGGGGAACCCCGGCCTCATCTCACCTGACAAGGAGGATTTATCTCGACTCCTG actgtGCCATTCAGCGGCCGCATCCGGGGAGGCATGAGGCCAGGGAAGAAGATCATAGTGATGGGCATTGTGGACCTGGAGCCAGACAG CTTTGACGTCAGCCTGACCTGCGGCCGTGACTCGGAGAAGGAGGATGCTCAGCTTGACGTGGCGCTGAAGCTCACCGCCCGCTTCACCGACCGCCAGTTCCTCCGCAACGCCCGAGTCTCTGGGAAATGGACCGAGGAGGAGGCATCCACCGCCTACTTTCCCTTCATCCCCGATCAGCCTTTTAGG ATTGAGATCCACTGCGAGCACCAGAGGTTCCGGATATTCGTGGACGGACACCAGCTCTTTGACTTTTATCACAAAGTAAAATCTTTGCAGTCTATCGACACGGTACGGATACAAGGAGACCTACAGATCACCAAGCTCGGCTAA
- the LOC110962353 gene encoding galectin-related protein isoform X2, protein MAVQAAENDGINVEEDHLNDSLGNPGLISPDKEDLSRLLTVPFSGRIRGGMRPGKKIIVMGIVDLEPDSFDVSLTCGRDSEKEDAQLDVALKLTARFTDRQFLRNARVSGKWTEEEASTAYFPFIPDQPFRIEIHCEHQRFRIFVDGHQLFDFYHKVKSLQSIDTVRIQGDLQITKLG, encoded by the exons ATGGCGGTGCAGGCAGCGGAAAACGACGGAATA AATGTGGAAGAGGACCACCTGAACGACTCGCTGGGGAACCCCGGCCTCATCTCACCTGACAAGGAGGATTTATCTCGACTCCTG actgtGCCATTCAGCGGCCGCATCCGGGGAGGCATGAGGCCAGGGAAGAAGATCATAGTGATGGGCATTGTGGACCTGGAGCCAGACAG CTTTGACGTCAGCCTGACCTGCGGCCGTGACTCGGAGAAGGAGGATGCTCAGCTTGACGTGGCGCTGAAGCTCACCGCCCGCTTCACCGACCGCCAGTTCCTCCGCAACGCCCGAGTCTCTGGGAAATGGACCGAGGAGGAGGCATCCACCGCCTACTTTCCCTTCATCCCCGATCAGCCTTTTAGG ATTGAGATCCACTGCGAGCACCAGAGGTTCCGGATATTCGTGGACGGACACCAGCTCTTTGACTTTTATCACAAAGTAAAATCTTTGCAGTCTATCGACACGGTACGGATACAAGGAGACCTACAGATCACCAAGCTCGGCTAA